The sequence AGGTTGAGCTTATTTCAGGCCTGTTTAGGTTGCCTGGCGGTGATCTTTGCGGGAATGCTTAATCGAATAATGATTTCAGAACTTGCATTTCCAGCAATCCTGGTTGGCGGAGGGTTGGCATTCGAGCAATTAATGGCTCCATCCAGAGTTCTTTTTGGGAACATCTCAGACAGCTGGCCCATTCGTGGCAGGAAGAGAACTCCTTACATTTGGCTTGGTGCAGCTGGTTTTTGTTCGATGGCTGTTCTCTCTATTCCTCTCATTTTCATTACAGAAGAAGCTTTAAGGCAAGGGAGTTTGATGCCTATTGCTCTTTGCTCAGTAGCTCTCTGCATTCTTTTTTCTCTTTATGGCTTAGCCGTTTCTATGGCTACCACTCCATACCTCGCCCTTGTCATTGATTTGACTAATGAGCAAGAGCGACCAAAAGCAATCGGGATTATTTGGTGCATGCTCACAATCGGAATAATAGTTGGGGCAATTGCAATTGCAATTACCACTAAAGGATTAGATGGGGTAAGTGATGTGGAGTTACTAGAACCAGCACTGCAGAAGTTTATGATACGGGTGAGTGCAATAGTCTTAGCAATCTCAATATTTGCCTGCTGGGGGATAGAGCCAAAAAACAAAAAGATAGGTACAGGTAAGACAAAGCAAACAAAGGAGATAGGACTAAAGGAAGCGTGGTCATTAATCACTTCGAGTCCTCAGATAATAATCTTTTTTACCTTTCTAATTC comes from Prochlorococcus sp. MIT 1307 and encodes:
- a CDS encoding BCD family MFS transporter — translated: MRFLLNRDNKLPLLTLLRLSLFQACLGCLAVIFAGMLNRIMISELAFPAILVGGGLAFEQLMAPSRVLFGNISDSWPIRGRKRTPYIWLGAAGFCSMAVLSIPLIFITEEALRQGSLMPIALCSVALCILFSLYGLAVSMATTPYLALVIDLTNEQERPKAIGIIWCMLTIGIIVGAIAIAITTKGLDGVSDVELLEPALQKFMIRVSAIVLAISIFACWGIEPKNKKIGTGKTKQTKEIGLKEAWSLITSSPQIIIFFTFLILYTLGLFLQDPILESYGAEVFNLPISKTTLLNAFWGGGTLFGLLLGGLWVTPRLGKLSTARIGCWMIIVSLGLLIISGSTQTVNGLYGVLVIFGVAAGLATNSALSLMLDLTLPEVAGTFVGVWGLAQALSRAMGKVFGGGLLDIGRAITAPENTYMAFAFVFLLEIIVMVLAILVLEKVSVKRFREETSTKMETFMMAELDA